A segment of the Lycium ferocissimum isolate CSIRO_LF1 chromosome 10, AGI_CSIRO_Lferr_CH_V1, whole genome shotgun sequence genome:
ATTAATACTAGATACTCCTATTTATATAAGCCACTACAGAATCCCAAAAAATTCATTATTCATGTAGTGCATTTTATTTAGAAGACTAAAATTCTGtagtatttaaaaatattttcctattgAAATTTCAAACTGTATCACAAGGTATTTTAATTAGAAAAGATATgagccaacaaaaaaaaattggaaaatagaGCTAGGCAACTGTGTTATTATCACCAGGATATTCACGGACAATGAaaagtaggggtgggcgttcgggcCATCGGATTGGATgtgaaattttcggtttggataTTCGGTTTTCGAATTGAAAAAATTACAATCCAATCCAAATAAGTTCGGATTGGATTGGGTATTTCAAGTTCGGCTTCGGATTAttcggtttggatatttcggATTTTTGAATTTGACTCTTGAGACTTAAGGCAAACTTATTAGGAACgaaattcatgtgttagttCCACAAAGGTAAATCTAAATCTTAATTGCTCGGTAAAAAAAGCTTTTAAGTTCAAATTAGGATTAACAAATCCAAGTCATGTCCAACATAGTAaatctataccaaataaaagcattctggaaaagtgaaaatgaacaaaataaaatcaaagtagtcatctggaaaaataacaaagaactcTATCGTGGGTGACACTAACGTGAGACTTTTGAGACTTGAGAAATAAGAAAACcctatattatatttgattaGAGAGAATTGTATATTGGATTTAATTTTAATGGGTCCGGGCCTTCAGTACTAATCTATTGGACCTTTAGAAACCTGACTTATTAGACTGGCACATATGATATAGGTAGGACCCgataaaaggtataaaaattttgaattttcggATATCCAAAAATCCATAGCAGTAAATCCATATCCAATTCGaaatccataaattttaaaaataaaatcggaaatTTGATCCATAGTCCAAatatccaaaccaaatatttaaaaagttcggatttatttactttttaaatcGTGCCCACCCCTAATGAAAAAGAGCGTTTTTACTTTGCACCTaatctttttatgcatataaatcaattTTAGTGCAAAGACAATAAATtaattctcttctttaaatAATAACAAATTATTGTTCTCATCAAAATTTTAGTGTTCTTCCAATAATAATAGAAAGAGCCTTACAAGAATTATATTATACGAGGAATCATGttgttaaaataaataaaaatataacggAGGAGAGAATATTTCAAAAGATAAAATTagtaaacaataaaaataagatgctccatttgaaattaaattgttgATGTCAAAGATGGGCCTTAGTATGCAGCCCAGCTAGCAGAACACTACTTCGTTTTGGAAAAATGTAAAATCGAAGGCGAGACGAAGAGAATCGAACCCGCAACCCTAGGATAGATTTGAACACCCTTGACCGTTAAGCCATCACTGTTGGCATTGTCAAGGGTGTTCAACAGTGCTTGATTTATcgatatatacaatatatattaactatatatacaaaagtatttttaaacGAGGTGTTTTACTGAACACCCTTCCGCTAgtgtagctccgcccctgattGAAATGACAATACCTCTTCATCTAGTATATTGTTGATTGAAAAGTCAAATTCTTTTTAACCGTTGCATATATTTGGATGTGACGTGTCTTCAAACTTGTGGTTCTTAACTCATCTTTTATTCCAAGAAATTTGATGCATAAAAAACGTGTAATACATAATATCTGAATCAATTTGAGAATGTCTCGAAATTAACAAGAAATTtaaattaacttatttttggTACGAAAGAAATTTAAATTGACGTACATATTGATTGGGAGATATGAGACGTCAATCCTAATGTGAAACACATTGTTGGAATAGCATCATGTTAACCCAATGAGTGATTTAACATGacaaaagaatataattttAGCATAAATAGTACCTAGGAATAGTTTTTCCATGGACTTACAGAactctatttcatgttatggatGTCGAAGAGATTTTGATCTTTTCACGAAAAGAGGAAATATCATTTGCATGAGAATATTCTATATATAATGGATATTGATGCTGAATTTCACAAATATCAGGAAACTATAAACAACTCAGAATTTATAAAatcaaatcatttttaaaaaaaaataatggaataTTGAGTGCCACAGGCCACATGGTGCGTATATACAGAAGTTAAAACAAGTTTGATCTAAAACGACTAATAATTCTGTGAATGGCATTGTTCCTCTAATAGATTATTTCGCACTAGGTGAATTAAACGGGTGAATGACATATAAAtacaaaataagaaaagtatTTACGGAATATGACGAAACTTTTTAATTTACGGAACATAACGAATTTTCATCTTTCAtacaaacttttttaaaaaagggaaaatattttttaattaatttttattaaatgtttaatttttttaaaaattattttttttacttttttaaaaaaattaaaaatatttttttttaaaaataaaaaataattttttctgcTTAAGGCTTCAAGgattcgctcaaaattttgtgtatgaaatatgtataaaatatgtatgtctcactcaagacttaaaaagtttgctcaaaatttagtgtatgaaatgtgtatctCGTTCAAGGCAAACAAAATTCGCTGGAAATTTTgcgtatgaaaacggtatgaaatttgtatcttgctcaagacttagaatttcgctcacattagaatttcgctcacattttcgtgtataaagttcatgttaggtttctataaaattaatacaactataacaacattatatacaactttcatacaacattcaagagttaaaataatcactcaaaattttgtgcataaaatgtgtatattttGTGTAAAATAGTCATTTTAAAATAACTCCTTTGATATTCTATtggtaaaattttcaaatgactaccttatcGTAAGCTttcctaccatttgtagctatctttaaatattaccatttgtagctacattTTGACAAAATAGTGTATGTTTTTCGTATGTATTTGTTGCCAACAAATACATGAGaacaaggtaaaaaaaaaaaaaaaaaaaatcatgatccTTGATTTTAGCCTTTAATAGTGGAGctattaaattagatattaatatatattttttgatgtattttagtgatttttttttgatgtatttcaatgattttttttttttttgccataatGTATTtccgtgtctttttttttttttatgtatttcggttgattttttttatgtattttaccgattttttttttatgtatttcgctggctttttgatgtatttcaaatacattgtgtacattccaactactatgaagccaaatatattcaaattttcgtgtatttgaatggatttcaacatATACATTCGTATACAAgaccaaaaaattcaaatacatgacaaatacattaaaaaataatgtGTTTGGCTATTAataaaatacactaaaaaatacaaagacaaatacattaaaaaacgCAGAGTTTGTGAGATgtagattttttaatgtatttgtatttggcttttaacaaatacacatGGCAAGATCTGAGACACTACCACCACaaaaaaaccctaatctctccaaCACTACCAAAATTCTAATCTGAGACACCACCTCCACCAAAAACCCAATTCTGAGACACCATCACCACAAAAAAACCCTAATCTTTCCATCACCaacaaaaccctaatctctccacctCTACGTCATCATCTCCGCCACCATCTCAAAATCAATCCATCACCGCCGCCATCAACAATGCACACGACGTATCCGCagtgaaaaaaagagagaggggtGAAAGCACAGAGGGAgacggagagagagagagaggcggcGGGAGAGAGAGAGGTGAACACGGAAggagagggagaagagagagagggcgGTGCGgctgttggtggtggtggttgagagAAGGGAGAGAGATTTTTAAGGTTTTTGAGAAACGAAAAATCTGAAATGAGTAGtgattgagaaaaaagaaagatatatgtgtttgggtatgtattttttgatatagctaccatttgtaatttagaaaagttaattagctactaaatataattaaataaaaggatagttaatattaataattaggtcttaaaagaaGCTACAATGAGTAAAAATTCCTATTCTATTTCGTTATTGGGCTCAGAATGTTGTGAGCAGTGAGTTTGAACCACTCCATGAATTTATTGAAGTTAGAACTGCATATCATAACTCTGTTAATAATTCTTGAAGTTTAAACTCCAACAAAAGTTTATGGtgttttttttcgaattttagCTAGGtgtttttttgtcaaaattttattttatattaaaaagtgACTAAATATTGAATAATTTTGAACACTGCCTAAAATTTAAGTAGTGGTGTAAAAAATGATTATCTACGAATTTCTCTTAAATATTACTCCAACTTAAAAGCCAAAatagtataataaaatatccaacTGAACTGATTGATGAACACtcctattattattatattattaaaacAGGCAAAAAGGATAATGTGGCAGGAAGGCAGGTggaaaagcaaagaaaagacTGAAACTGAGCATGACAGCTATCATTTCTAGTTAGAGAGCTGTCATATTAGCACACGTTACATGAATAAAATATGTGCATAATACGTCTTCATCAAATATATTGGTGATTGAACAGtcctacaacaacataccagtgTTCCCACAGGTAGGATCTCGGCGGGACAGAGTGTACACAATTTTACTCCTATCTTAAAAGATAGAGAGTGGTTCATGAATTATTattactttttcaaaaattaccTTGAGAAAAAATAGGATAATTAAAATTAACGTGTGTATTGACATTTTCTTAATGATTGCAGGTCTCTCCGCCGAATAATGACCATTCTATGACAGTAGACACGCTAGCTAATTATGAGAGTACCTTCGCGGCTACGCCTCACATGAATTATAGCTGAAAATGAAGATGATTTTTGAAACTATATCCTCATGTATTCGCTATTTCTCTTTtccgggaaaaaaaaatgggattgAATCGTCAGAGATAAGTGTTGCTGACATTGATTTATCTCATTGGTATTGATATTACAAATCATCTAAAAAGAGCATTATCTTGATTAatcaataattcaaaatttttaaacgAAAAACACTCCATAAAGCtttatattttagaaaaaaatcataaattaagagtatatttaccaatcatgtttaccgccatttatatcaaaaattaaaagatctACAAAttggtagtatatttataacaaagtTACTCTTACTAATCATGttggaggattatattaaagagtagttacattacaactcatgtttaatttttcattttattgaactaaaatttgatcaatatGTGTTGTATTTTCTAAAGACCTTCTGCAGAATAGATTAATTTTATGGCGAACTGGCGTACTCGCTCAATTGGTAATATTCTATTTCACAACTTGTGGAGTTTTTATGTCcataaaaaaatacaatttaagaaattcaaattgaatgtcaaaatataatttcatttcgTGATTTTAAATCATATCCAAATCTGCCCCAATAATGCCCCTTTATCTAAGGAACCGCAGTATTGTTGACATGACATAAAACTATTAGCATGAGGCACCTTGTTCATCACTTTCACCAAAAGAGCAAATTGCATGAGAATATTCTTTATACAATGGAAGTGCTAAAAGTTCTAATATCTCTAAAATTTATACTCCATCTTTATATTGATACCGATTCacacaaatatcaagaaatatcaTAGATAGAACTCAGAATTTATAAAGCAGAATATCtcttttaaagggaaaagggtcatatTTGTTTTGAACTATGCGAACAGAGGATTTATCCTCCGTTAATAATGTAAATATGCTCCTAACATTACCAAATAAGTTAAAAGTTATTCTTGTTTTTTAAATGGTGGAAGCCAAAGCAACTGTGATGCCACGTGTCACGTAATTaaagattaatattttaaaacgGAGGGTAACGTGAATGTTCTTACAGTAGGGCAAATTTATTTAACCCTTTTGCATAGTTAAAGGGAAAATTTGACCCTTCCGTGACCctagttttgattttttgttcttctttctctctttctgcCACTACCCGCACCACCAAACACCCTTTTTTCTTCCTTATCTCTCCCCGCTACCATTGTCATCATCACCTCCACCACCATCTTTGATCgtctcttcttttctctttctctcctcAGCTCCCACCACCAGGAATGTGAACGCGTTTAAATGAATGATGCAATATAGAATACTATTTTAATTCATGTGGTAAATCCGCATAGTGGGCCGATGCGTAAGAAAGTGTGATTGGTGGTATGTGGAGGCTGcaggaataaaaaaaaaattatctactACATGTGGGTCAATTTTATTCTTTCTTCTCTCCGCGCTCACTCACTCCTCTCGTCGCTAATAACTCTTTCTTCCCCTCATTCGACCCCACGCGGCTATAAACATGTATTAAAAATGTAAGATTTTTATATTGCATGTTCAAGTCGTTTAGCGCATTCTTCCCATGGTGGTGCGGGGCAAATGGGAAGTGAGAAAGGAAGGGCAATCGAAGAGATGACGCGAAGGTGATGACGACACATGGTGGGGAGAGACAAGGAGGTGGAGGAAAATGGGGGTGATTTTTTAGAGCTAgtggagaagagagaaaaggaggggaaaaaaaatattaaaaactcAAAATTAGGGGAGGGTCAAATTCGCTCTTCAACTACGTGAAAggttcaaatttacccttcgttcAAAAATTGATGCTTAAGCATGAGCGTGGCATCATCGGGTGCTAAATTTCAAATACACATTTGTTTCATTTCACATAATTTAAGGATGAATTTAACCTCAACTAGTAACGCCGAGAGTATATTTCACCTTAACTATTAACGGAAGGAAAAATCTATTCCATTTCACATAATTCAAAAGCAAATCCTTTACCCTTCTTTTCAAACAACTTATAATTAATGACATTGTCCCCTTACTGAGACTATTTCGCACCTACAGGTGCATTAAAAAGTCTTATTCGTAGAGTTTAAGAAAACATGTTACATTGGACCATCTCTAGACTATAGTACCCCACCTTAGGCAGGTCCTCACGGGTCACGTGCTCTTCTGACTTCTATGCATGAATTTGGAGATTAAATTGAAACTTTTATGCACTATTTTAAATTTGAACTCTACATTTGGGAAAAAGCGACGTTTCTACCTTCTGCTCGATTTTTTTCAAAGCTCATCTTGctgtttttttttgaaagtggacaccaATTACCTTCCTTCGGCTCGGTTTTTTTGAAGTTCTGCCgttcgattttattttttaattcggttttttttagcaattacacatctctatttatttccatttttccttcGATTGATTGCTTCGAGTTGCGTAGGTTTACGTTGACTAAAATGTCAGGTAGTTGTTTGATGACTTTAGAATCCAACCATAGTGATCATCCACACATACAAGATAATATCTtctatatacaaatataatgtattatacaacgtataataaaatcataacatgtataaaaaaaaattatatagcagtataatcaaattatatgtgagttatatctaatttattataataggGANNNNNNNNNNNNNNNNNNNNNNNNNNNNNNNNNNNNNNNNNNNNNNNNNNNNNNNNNNNNNNNNNNNNNNNNNNNNNNNNNNNNNNNNNNNNNNNNNNNNatttaaattgaatttaacaattatataatagcataaatttttataaaacacTCCCCcggtccatttttatttgtccacttttacttgtaagttatatagtttgaaaaacaaagacataatttaccattttatacctattttacccttattattaagtactccaattcatttctcattttatttattgcttattaagagtgtccctagttaaatatagacaagtaaacatggacaGAGTGAgcaataaacaaaagaaattataaaaaaaataataaattttgatctcaatccaaaattcccatagggacccaagtttttcaatttaaatactcacagatttgagattaagagaaatgcttagtttaagggattttgaagtttctatttgtgtgttctcaCTAGatatcacagataaaataatagaaaagaggaaagtcaatataaataataaaaaggtaAATAGAAAATTGGAGGGCCGAAAAGGGAATTACCGGCACAAAAGAAGTAAAAAGCGCAAAGAAAACGGAGTCGaaaaatgttcaagatagattcaaacttgtgtcCACCAAGGTGGACCTTTGTCTAATTTATGTTTACAgtgatcaaatatttaacctaatttaagaaaaattacaacataagtatataaaaaatttattaatcgAGGGGTTGCCATGCCACCCCCACCCTTaagggtggatccgcccctgccCTTAAATGAGTCATATGTAGCGTAAATCTAAATTAACAAGTGATTTCTGGATATTAATTGATGGTtaaaccaagaaaaagaaaagcatataCCAAACTAAAAGGCTGGAATGTAGCAATGGACAACCTTTGTTGTGAAACAACAAAAAATGTTGTTAATCTTATTTAACGACGAATTAGCGGaggattataaaaaaaaaatcccagaCTTTTGTCATGAAACAACAAAAATTTGTTGCTAATCTTACATAAGGAATTAACGGATTACCAAAATCTTGTTAGCCACGAAactatttctcttttttttttttctttttttttttttctttttcggtaGTGAGCTCTAAATCTCAAGAAATTCTCAAGTATATATCGATCGGTAGAAAGAGAACATGCTAAAGCAAAACTACTGCTcctacttataaaaaaaaactattccATAATGACTAAATTAAGTACTAAAGTACTTTTTAAGAATATGCACACTATTATGTTGAGATGCTCACAAGATATGCCTACTTTCTAGTTATTTTCAATAGATCGTCAAGAATATGTACACTATTATCTGTTTAGGCAGTGAACCATCAAACCTGAGCTTAGTGTTACTCCACTGTTCTTCCTTTTTGTTACTATAAAATTGTTCGTGTTTTTCTTTAAACGAAAAGCATTTCACTATTTATTGCTAAATTTTTAGTCTTGAATGTATAGTATCATGGACCACATGAATAATGTAAAGATAAGTATTTCCAATTTGGCCTTTGATCACAAcattttgtgttgtgttttaagATATATACCGACCAGCACCCAGTACTATTACAAAGACTTCTCAAGAAAACATGTGGGTatcaaagaaagagaaagaacaatcaaaagaaaagaacaatCAAAAGAACATGGCCGTTATCATTTCTCTTCACTGCACTTTTTCACTCCTTCAAAAGCCTTGGGATTGAAGGCAGCAGCGCCAGGCAATTTTAATCACAGCCTTAGGGGATTATAATCATCTCCCTGTAATTGCAGTCACCTAAAATACCTAGCTACCCCTccaccaaaataaaattaaaaaaaatacaattataTAGGATACCCTTGGAGACAAGAGTGGGAGACATGAAATTCGTTTATATattatgaagggcaaaaagtttggcagaaaaggggaaaaatagTATACATTATAGTATACCTTATATACTCATATTTGTTCCATTTTATATAacaccctttcctttttagtctgctTCGCAAAGAACgttcatttttccatatttaaattgatttttttttaatagtattATAACtctaatgtcatgacatttttaAGACTATATGATATTTTTGATACATAAGATAAGtgcttttatttcttttcttaaaaaaaatcgtGTCCAGATAAATACcatcatataaaatgaaaaggacggagtatatatattatattatgagAGCTCTAGCGATGGGTTCTATTTCTTCTTGCTttgcttgttttctttcttttcaagatTGCTTTTTAATCCCTTTGAGACATCGAATGAGTAAGAACAAGACTTATATGGTGAAAAGTTGCTAAAAGTGAAGATGGAAAAtttgtgtatttttcttttcagttgAATATAGGATagtagtatatactatatagtAGCAGAGAGGAGCTATCGCTTAAGGGTTTTTACAGAGAGAAGATAAGGAGGAGGAGAGGAGAAGTATGAGTATTACTTTTGCTTTTTAATTATTCTTCATCTTGGGATTTTCAAGTGCCTTAAAAAACAAAGGTGAAAAAAGCAAACTtcagatattttttttattatggaGCCTGCAAATCTCCATCACCACCAACATCAACAGTATCATCAGCTCCAGTTCCAAGATCAGCTTCCTCTTATTGGTATTTCTCCagattcttcttcatcttctaatTCTTGCTATGGAGTTCCAACAACAAACACTACACATACTTGGACCCCATGTACTACTATCTTGTAAGTCACTTTATTtaaatttctctctctttctaagGAGACACAACTTTAGTTATAGTGTTTGAAATGAATGATTATACTTTGGCTACTAGCTTCCATTATTATGATATgtctttaacaaaaaaaaagtcttgGAATATTGGAATCTCTTTCtcctatctttttttcttttgacatTCTTTGTTGATTTGATGTGCAACAAATAAAAAGTTCcctttaattcattttccttGGACCAATATTTACAATCTTGAAAGTTTGATTATTGCTTTACCTCAAAAGCAATAGtgttagattttttttattgaactttCACTTCCATTTTATCtaatcttttttccttttttaggaACAGTCCTGGAAGTAGTCTCAATTCATATTCTGGTGGAGCCATCATCAATACTACAAACTCATCAAGTGATCCATTATTATTAAGGCAACAATTACAAAGTGGCACAAACCTAGTTTCTATGAGTACTACTCAAGATTTGGGCTTTCATTGGgctaataacaacatcaacagcCAATTAGTAAAGCAAGAAAATTCATTATCAGATTCATATCCAAGATTCACTCAAATGTTGAAAAGTCCAAGTATAGAGGAAAGAGAATTGAGTGATATGAATGCTAGGCTTTTGCTTGGAACTCTTTCTAATACTGGGCTTCAACTTTATCCTGGAGATAATAATAATCTTCTCTATTCTTCAAACTCTAGTAGTACTAATAGAGGAAGATTTAGTCAGATATATCCCACAATAAACGTGTCCAACTTGAATATAAATCAAGCAAATTCTAGCTCTTTGGACATGAATTTACAGCCACTGGATCTAATCAATTCTGCAAGATATGGAGGGAGCTTCAGCCAGACATATGGCCTAGCAAATCATTTTCAGCAATCAACATGTGAAAGTCCAGTAGATAGCTCCACAAGTGtaagtattttttgaaaatcttattCCTCAACTCATTTCTATAGTtggtcataaataataatattttgtcaTTCACAAATTCTCTGGAGTACAGTATTTACATCATTATGTGTGAATACTGAACTCCAGTATTCGAAATATTGAtgaaattattgaaaattttgttttaaggagTATTTTGACTGATACTTCACTCGCAGAACTTCAACATTTTTCAAAGTGGAATTCATGGCGTCTTTCAAATAGGAGTATATACTTTTTTAGATTTAAACTTCATATATTATCTTTTTCCGCTTCAACCAAATATTGTCCAAATGCGGATTTCCTCAGTCAAATATCAttgtctttttgttttttctggTTTACTTATTTATTGTTGCATGCACTCAATGTACATTGCTGACTAATGTTAGTAACTAGCAAGTCGGAGTAAGTAATTTTACCCTATGCTTAATAGtcatattattaatttgcaAATATATAGTTCTAAGGAATTGAAAAATAATCCAACGAAtaatttccatttttctttAGATACAGTTTGTTATCCTCATATAAGTATTTATATAAGAGAATGCggaaaggtttttttttttttttttttttttttttaaatttgcttTTTAACTTTTGGAATAATATGCAAGAAAAGAGAAAGCCTTTCTTTTCTCATATTAAAGGTTA
Coding sequences within it:
- the LOC132033189 gene encoding transcription factor bHLH110 isoform X1, whose amino-acid sequence is MEPANLHHHQHQQYHQLQFQDQLPLIGISPDSSSSSNSCYGVPTTNTTHTWTPCTTILNSPGSSLNSYSGGAIINTTNSSSDPLLLRQQLQSGTNLVSMSTTQDLGFHWANNNINSQLVKQENSLSDSYPRFTQMLKSPSIEERELSDMNARLLLGTLSNTGLQLYPGDNNNLLYSSNSSSTNRGRFSQIYPTINVSNLNINQANSSSLDMNLQPLDLINSARYGGSFSQTYGLANHFQQSTCESPVDSSTSISAFSNGVPEAKRTSNTLEPNKGPQNAPKKSRVDSRASCPPFKVRKEKLGDRIAALQQLVAPFGKTDTASVLMEAIGYIKFLQNQVETLSVPYMKSSRSKASRSLHGGGGEMNNGSEESKRDLRSRGLCLVPLSCLTYVTDGGGGVWPPPNFNGGT
- the LOC132033189 gene encoding transcription factor bHLH110 isoform X2 — its product is MEPANLHHHQHQQYHQLQFQDQLPLIGISPDSSSSSNSCYGVPTTNTTHTWTPCTTIFPGSSLNSYSGGAIINTTNSSSDPLLLRQQLQSGTNLVSMSTTQDLGFHWANNNINSQLVKQENSLSDSYPRFTQMLKSPSIEERELSDMNARLLLGTLSNTGLQLYPGDNNNLLYSSNSSSTNRGRFSQIYPTINVSNLNINQANSSSLDMNLQPLDLINSARYGGSFSQTYGLANHFQQSTCESPVDSSTSISAFSNGVPEAKRTSNTLEPNKGPQNAPKKSRVDSRASCPPFKVRKEKLGDRIAALQQLVAPFGKTDTASVLMEAIGYIKFLQNQVETLSVPYMKSSRSKASRSLHGGGGEMNNGSEESKRDLRSRGLCLVPLSCLTYVTDGGGGVWPPPNFNGGT